In Hippoglossus hippoglossus isolate fHipHip1 chromosome 24, fHipHip1.pri, whole genome shotgun sequence, a single genomic region encodes these proteins:
- the bub1ba gene encoding mitotic checkpoint serine/threonine-protein kinase BUB1 beta isoform X1: MAELYVNTQSAQSVAGPEEKGGATQVSEYCKDLLTRGREELSVEELRAERYFLQRQRNVEERLKSLTEMKEQLSHELEEKRKLLLLRESQQQVLHAASSQTSDSCQPPAVSSFLIYDESQSTAARPAGNSELLNEIFLQPDDTGLSLKIQFPRPDCPGGTTGDLQTLVDPHPSSVPQEPGSYTTNKLSPIQETSVEAGTWSLLEDQRQDKNQNQNQDQNQSQDQNQEEMEPGPAGGAVDACDPEARQQLLDICDVTSSPGFHCESRPLPPVNSCLQLGGDLYHIYSRVVDEEMFSIYKGATNDDNVLVKVDRCRVPWDFHQFRRLKKNSSVDSLPQISCFLFLDGCITVYTCPPDHMFTELTECEDSVVRKSLLLLQLVLELHSCRLLHAALRPSILVASYRGLNLERVFPVDWSSSVDVDVQLDVTSVQQLSSAHSYIRVGLLEPTSPPQLVDLLGVAETVHLLLTNSRMVLVKDDDGWTAERFSQDESCNMFPGTWKTWSRFFRSLLNASGRCSMSVLSDVMEQLSLLLK, translated from the exons ATGGCAGAATTGTACGTGAACACACA GAGCGCTCAGAGTGTGGCGGGGCCTGAGGAGAAGGGCGGGGCCACACAGGTCAGTGAGTACTGTAAAGATCTGCTGACGAGAGGACGAGAGGAGCTGAGTGTGGAGGAGCTGCGAGCAGAACGCTActtcctgcagagacagaggaacgTGGAGG agagACTGAAAAGTCTGacggagatgaaggagcagctgAGTCATGAGCtcgaggagaagaggaaacttTTACTGTTGAGAGAATCACAACAA CAGGTGCTTCATGCAGCCTCCTCTCAGACGTCAGATTCTTGTCAACCTCCAGCTGTTTCCTCCTTCCTGATATACGATGAGTCACAGTCCACTGCTGCACGGCCTGCTGG AAACTCTGAACTACTCAACGAAATCTTCCTCCAACCTGACGACACAGGACTGAGTCTGAAGATCCAGTTCCCCAGACCAG ATTGTCCTGGAGGAACGACCGGAGACCTCCAGACTCTGGTGGACCCCCATCCCTCCTCCGTCCCTCAAGAACCAGGCTCCTATACCACAAATAAGCTGAGTCCCATACAGGAGACCAGTGTGGAGGCTGGAACCTGGAGTCTACTGGAAGACCAGAGGCAGGacaagaaccagaaccagaaccaagaCCAGAACCAGAGCCAGGACCAGAACCAGGAGGAGATGGAACCTG GACCAGCGGGGGGTGCTGTGGATGCCTGTGACCCAGAGGCTCGGCAGCAGCTGTTGGACatctgtgatgtcacttcctctcCTGGTTTTCATTGCGAGTCTCGGCCCCTCCCTCCTGTGAACAGCTGTCTGCAGCTGG GAGGCGACCTGTATCACATCTACTCCAGAGTAGTAGATGAAGAAATGTTCTCCATTTATAAAGGAGCCACGAATGACGACAACGTTCTCGTTAAG GTGGATCGTTGTCGTGTTCCGTGGGATTTTCATCAGTTTCGTCGTCTGAAGAAAAACTCGTCCGTCGACAGTCTCCCTCAGAtcagctgtttcctgttccTGGACGGCTGCATCACCGTCTACACCTGTCCACCTGACCACATGTTCACC gaGCTGACGGAGTGTGAGGACTCGGTCGTTCGTAaatctctcctcctgctgcagttGGTGTTGGAGCTTCACTCTTGCCGCTTGCTTCATGCGGCGCTGCGGCCGAGCATCCTCGTCGCCTCTTATCG AGGTCTGAACCTGGAGCGGGTCTTCCCGGTGGACTGGTCGTCATCCGTGGACGTGGACGTGCAGCTGGACGTCACCTCGGTGCAGCAGCTGTCGTCAGCTCACTCTTACATTAGAGTCGGTCTCCTGGAGCCGACGTCGCCGCCACAGTTG GTCGATCTGTTGGGCGTGGCTGAAAccgtccacctcctcctgaccAACAGCAGGATGGTCCTGGTGAAAGACGACGACGGTTGGACGGCCGAGCGGTTCAGCCAAGACGAGTCCTG CAACATGTTTCCGGGGACGTGGAAGACGTGGAGCAGGTTTTTCCGGTCGCTGCTGAACGCCAGCGGTCGCTGTTCAATGTCCGTCCTGTCGGACGTGATGGAGCAGTTGTCGCttcttttaaagtaa
- the bub1ba gene encoding mitotic checkpoint serine/threonine-protein kinase BUB1 beta isoform X2 gives MAELYVNTQSAQSVAGPEEKGGATQVSEYCKDLLTRGREELSVEELRAERYFLQRQRNVEERLKSLTEMKEQLSHELEEKRKLLLLRESQQVLHAASSQTSDSCQPPAVSSFLIYDESQSTAARPAGNSELLNEIFLQPDDTGLSLKIQFPRPDCPGGTTGDLQTLVDPHPSSVPQEPGSYTTNKLSPIQETSVEAGTWSLLEDQRQDKNQNQNQDQNQSQDQNQEEMEPGPAGGAVDACDPEARQQLLDICDVTSSPGFHCESRPLPPVNSCLQLGGDLYHIYSRVVDEEMFSIYKGATNDDNVLVKVDRCRVPWDFHQFRRLKKNSSVDSLPQISCFLFLDGCITVYTCPPDHMFTELTECEDSVVRKSLLLLQLVLELHSCRLLHAALRPSILVASYRGLNLERVFPVDWSSSVDVDVQLDVTSVQQLSSAHSYIRVGLLEPTSPPQLVDLLGVAETVHLLLTNSRMVLVKDDDGWTAERFSQDESCNMFPGTWKTWSRFFRSLLNASGRCSMSVLSDVMEQLSLLLK, from the exons ATGGCAGAATTGTACGTGAACACACA GAGCGCTCAGAGTGTGGCGGGGCCTGAGGAGAAGGGCGGGGCCACACAGGTCAGTGAGTACTGTAAAGATCTGCTGACGAGAGGACGAGAGGAGCTGAGTGTGGAGGAGCTGCGAGCAGAACGCTActtcctgcagagacagaggaacgTGGAGG agagACTGAAAAGTCTGacggagatgaaggagcagctgAGTCATGAGCtcgaggagaagaggaaacttTTACTGTTGAGAGAATCACAACAA GTGCTTCATGCAGCCTCCTCTCAGACGTCAGATTCTTGTCAACCTCCAGCTGTTTCCTCCTTCCTGATATACGATGAGTCACAGTCCACTGCTGCACGGCCTGCTGG AAACTCTGAACTACTCAACGAAATCTTCCTCCAACCTGACGACACAGGACTGAGTCTGAAGATCCAGTTCCCCAGACCAG ATTGTCCTGGAGGAACGACCGGAGACCTCCAGACTCTGGTGGACCCCCATCCCTCCTCCGTCCCTCAAGAACCAGGCTCCTATACCACAAATAAGCTGAGTCCCATACAGGAGACCAGTGTGGAGGCTGGAACCTGGAGTCTACTGGAAGACCAGAGGCAGGacaagaaccagaaccagaaccaagaCCAGAACCAGAGCCAGGACCAGAACCAGGAGGAGATGGAACCTG GACCAGCGGGGGGTGCTGTGGATGCCTGTGACCCAGAGGCTCGGCAGCAGCTGTTGGACatctgtgatgtcacttcctctcCTGGTTTTCATTGCGAGTCTCGGCCCCTCCCTCCTGTGAACAGCTGTCTGCAGCTGG GAGGCGACCTGTATCACATCTACTCCAGAGTAGTAGATGAAGAAATGTTCTCCATTTATAAAGGAGCCACGAATGACGACAACGTTCTCGTTAAG GTGGATCGTTGTCGTGTTCCGTGGGATTTTCATCAGTTTCGTCGTCTGAAGAAAAACTCGTCCGTCGACAGTCTCCCTCAGAtcagctgtttcctgttccTGGACGGCTGCATCACCGTCTACACCTGTCCACCTGACCACATGTTCACC gaGCTGACGGAGTGTGAGGACTCGGTCGTTCGTAaatctctcctcctgctgcagttGGTGTTGGAGCTTCACTCTTGCCGCTTGCTTCATGCGGCGCTGCGGCCGAGCATCCTCGTCGCCTCTTATCG AGGTCTGAACCTGGAGCGGGTCTTCCCGGTGGACTGGTCGTCATCCGTGGACGTGGACGTGCAGCTGGACGTCACCTCGGTGCAGCAGCTGTCGTCAGCTCACTCTTACATTAGAGTCGGTCTCCTGGAGCCGACGTCGCCGCCACAGTTG GTCGATCTGTTGGGCGTGGCTGAAAccgtccacctcctcctgaccAACAGCAGGATGGTCCTGGTGAAAGACGACGACGGTTGGACGGCCGAGCGGTTCAGCCAAGACGAGTCCTG CAACATGTTTCCGGGGACGTGGAAGACGTGGAGCAGGTTTTTCCGGTCGCTGCTGAACGCCAGCGGTCGCTGTTCAATGTCCGTCCTGTCGGACGTGATGGAGCAGTTGTCGCttcttttaaagtaa
- the LOC117758726 gene encoding kunitz-type protease inhibitor 1-like yields MSSFSSSSSSSSSSSSSLLPPLLLFLLLPLLRQGGAAPDAQCRAARRSGQDNFVLDAEDALKEGAALMSTERVHTMEVCERACCGNPRCNLALLEPRAAGAAESENRTCVLFSCVHRNRFVCRFVNQAGYQSFIRESVFQKHLAGPQGTGDPIATAGRDVIVQPGAMVTLNGIESLTLGDAQITDYNWSRLSGDTGVKMEKTTLLDQVRLSNLQSGSYVFKLTVTDSNGQSDDTKVTVLVLSPELSSSYCLAAVKVGLCRGSFPRWHYNAITEVCEQFVFGGCKPNNNNYVTKDECVSACKGVTAKAERGAPLPTEVCGSACHPDQLICSSGCCLDRSLECDGVKHCSDGSDEEHCNKLNQTFTRLLSIDVNQKKARCAEPPHTGPCRAGHTRWYYDPLDRKCHRFTYGGCQGNENNFEEENKCGDICDGVTEHNVFFRGMFDRFEDDKDDKDDSGTIALAVVLSVAILALLAILTYCFLKNRREHSHRPVTTGPAHVALSEQDTLVYNSTTKSV; encoded by the exons atgtcttctttctcctcttcctcctcttcctcctcttcctcctcttcctccctgctgccgcccctgctcctcttcctcctcctgccgcTGCTGCGGCAAGGCGGAGCGGCGCCGGACGCGCAGTGCCGCGCAGCTCGACGCTCCGGTCAGGACAACTTCGTGCTGGACGCGGAGGACGCACTGAAGGAGGGGGCGGCGCTAATGTCCACTGAGCGCGTGCACACCATGGAGGTCTGTGAGCGCGCGTGCTGCGGGAACCCGCGCTGCAACCTGGCGCTGCTGGAGCCGCGCGCCGCCGGAGCGGCAGAATCGGAGAATCGCACCTGCGTCCTGTTCAGCTGCGTCCACAGAAACCGCTTCGTGTGCAGGTTCGTGAACCAGGCCGGGTACCAGAGCTTCATCAGAGAGTCCGTGTTCCAGAAACACTTGGCGGGACCACAGGGGACAG GTGATCCCATCGCCACCGCAGGTCGTGATGTCATCGTTCAGCCTGGTGCGATGGTGACCCTGAACGGCATCGAGAGCCTGACGCTGGGCGACGCCCAAATCACTGACTACAACTGGAGTCGGCTGAGTGGAGACACCGGCGTCAAGATGGAG AAGACCACTCTACTTGACCAGGTGCGACTCTCTAACCTGCAGTCAGGTTCATATGTGTTCAAGCTCACCGTCACCGACTCCAACGGCCAATCAGACGATACCAAGGTCACCGTCCTTGTCCTCAGCCCAGAGCTGTCCAGCT CGTACTGTTTGGCTGCGGTGAAGGTCGGGCTGTGTCGCGGCTCGTTTCCACGCTGGCATTACAACGCCATTACGGAAGTCTGTGAGCAGTTTGTGTTCGGAGGCTGtaaaccaaacaacaacaactacgTTACCAAagacgagtgtgtgtctgcctgcaaAGGAgtcacag cAAAAGCAGAGAGGGGCGCCCCTCTCCCCACAG AGGTGTGTGGGTCAGCCTGTCATCCTGATCAGCTGATCTGCAGCAGTGGCTGCTGTCTGGACAGAAGTCTGGAGTGTGACGGTGTGAAACACTGCAGCGACGGATCAGATGAGGAACACTGCAACAAac taaACCAGACCTTCACTCGCCTGCTGAGCATCGACGTCAACCAGAAGAAAG CTCGGTGTGCGGAGCCCCCCCACACCGGTCCATGTCGGGCAGGTCACACACGCTGGTACTACGACCCCCTGGACAGGAAGTGCCACCGCTTCACCTACGGTGGTTGTCAAGGAAATGAGAACAACTTTGAGGAAGAAAACAAGTGTGGTGATATCTGCGATGGAGTGACTG aGCATAACGTCTTCTTCAGAGGGATGTTTGACCGTTTTGAGGACGACAAGGATGACAAAGACGACTCAG gcACCATAGCGCTGGCTGTGGTTCTGTCGGTGGCCATCTTGGCTCTGTTGGCCATCCTGACCTACTGCTTCTTGAAGAACAGGAGGGAGCACTCCCATAGGCCTGTCACTACAGGCCCCGCCCACGTGGCGCTGTCAGAACAGGACACACTCGTTTACAACAGCACCACTAAATCTGTATGA